AGCCCTCTGCGCGCTCATAAGCCGCGCCGCTCCCGCCACCGGCAAATACCTGCAAAAACTGGCCGCCCCCAGCCTCGACACACTTTACGAAATAACCTCCATGATGCACACCCTAAAATGCGCCAAAAACACCGTCATCGTCGCAGACAACTATCAGCTCGCCGCCTTTGCCATACCTATCCGGCTGCTCTACGCGCTCTCGCTGCACGGCTGCGAAAAACTGCACATCGTCGTCATCTCCCATCCAATAAGCGAAGAAAACCTGACCTTCGCGGCAAACCCGCACATGCTGCACATCCAGCAGGAACGCTTTGTCTTTAGCGAACAGGACGTAATAAAGTGGTTCGCCTACTGCGGCGCGCAGCTCAGCGAGGAAGAGGCGGGCCTCCTCATGCGTACCACCGACGGATGGGCCGCCGCGCTCCGCCTCCAAATGGAAAGCCGCCTCGCCACAGGCTGCATAAAAGACGCCCACGGCATCTTCGGCCTTCTCGAATCGGCTATATGGGACAAACTTACAGCAAAAAGAAAAAAAGAACTGCTCTGCCTCTGCCTGCCGGAGAGCTTCACCGCAGCGCAGGCCGCGGTAATGACAGGCAAAGCGCGCCTCACCGAAGAAGACCGGCGCTGGCTCTCGCACCTGCTCTTCTGCCGTTATGACGGACAAAATAAAACCTACCTCCTGCACTCCCTGCTTAGGGAATATCTACAGGAAAAATTCTCCGCCGAAAGCGCCTCATTCTGCGCCGAAGCGAAACGCCGCGCCGCTGACGGGTGCGCGGCGGCCGGAGATATACTCTCCGCCTCGCGCTTCTACAGCGAAATAAAAGAATACGCCTCACTGCTCTCAGTGATAGAAAAATGCCTCAACGTCTCCGAAATTATATGGTACGCGGGAGCGGAACTCTTCGACGACATACGCGACAACTGCCCCGCGGAAATACTCGACGCCCACCCGGAACTGATGGTAAAAATCTGCATGGGCGCCTTCACTTCGGGCCGCTATGAACTCTCCGCCAGCTACTATAAGCTCATGGGCGAAATAATAGCGCGCATCACAGCACGCGACGCGCAGTACGGCCGCGCCCTGAGCGGCGAGCTTGAACTCTTCAAATTCCTCATGGCCTTCAACGACATCCCCAAAATGTGCGAAGCGCACGAATGCGCATGGGAGATACTCAGAGGCCCAGCAAAATTCCTCTCATTCAAAACCACATGGACCTTCGGCGTTTCCTCAGTCGCCTGCATGTTTTGGCGCGAAAGCGGAAAACTCGACCAGGAAACGCACGAGGTGCGCGCCGGAATGCCCCGCTACTACAGCCTCACAAAAGGCCACGGCATGGGAGCCGCGGACGCCATGGAAGCCGACGCAGCACTGCTTCGCGGAGAAGACCAGCTTGCAGAAGAACGCGCCATAAGGACCCTATACCTCGCGGAGCAAAACGCGCAGGACAGCATCTCCTTCTGCGCCGAACTCACGCTTGTGCGCGTCGCGATACTGCGCGGCGACGCCGCCAAATACGCAGACTTCACAGGCAGGATAAACAGGCGCGCCTTCGAAAGCGCCGACCACTACAGCATGAAAACAGCGGAACTTTGCATCGGCTTCATAGCGGCGGAACTTCGGACAGAAAGCCTCTGCCCCGAAAGCATAAGAAACCCGCTCTCCATCATCAGCTCCATCGCCGCCCCAGCGCTGCCCTTTGCGCACATAGCCGTAGCAAAATATCTGCTCGACACAGACCTCGCCCATTTCCGGGCGTTAATAGGCTCCTTCACCGCAACGACGGAACGCTTCCACATGCTCCTCCCGAAAGTATACTTCCTCATATACACCGCCATAGAAAGAGAAGCCTCCTCCGACGCCGCCGCGGCAAAAAAAGCGCTGAACGAAGCGCTCGACATAGCGCTGCCAGACCGCGTATACATGCCATTTGCCGAAAACTACCCGGCCATCCAAAAAATATTGACAGAAGCTCTCCGTGAACGCGGCGAAGAAGAGGCAAAAAAAATTCTGCGCCTCGGCGAAAGGCTTGCCGCGGGGATAAAAAAAATCAAAAGCAGCGACAGAGAAAACAGCGACCTCACCACAAGAGAGCTGCAGGTAGCGCTGCTCCTAAAAGACGGCATGACCACAAAAGCAGCAGCCGCCGCCCTCTGCATGAGCGACTCAAACGTCCGTTCCGTCAAAAAAAGGATATACTCAAAACTCGGCATCCACTCAAAAATAGAGCTGCTCAAAAAAGATATATAAAAACAAAGCTCCGCAGCGGCGGCCGTTCAATAAAAAAATCCGGCAAACTTTATTTTTTTGTTCGTGCTGCCGCACGCCTGGAAAAATCCGCGCGCATCAACGCCTCGCGGCGCACGCCGTTACATTTCAAACATCCACCTCTATCAAAATTACCTTCGCCGCCCCCCCAAATGGGGGGTTCGTTATTTTTGCTTAGATGTTATAAACACAGAAATGTATCAAAGTTGAAAAGGCGCGGACCACTTCTGCGCTTTAAAAATTATAAAAATTTTTGCGGGGGGTATTTTTATGGAGGTTCTGAAAAGCGAAAGCGGCGTACACAAATCGAACAAGCGCGAAGATATGGCGCACGCCGGAGCGGGGAAACCGTCAAGCATTTGGCTGATTGCCGTGCTGGTAGGCTTCCTCTCCTTTGCCTCGTTCTTAATGCTGCGCTCACAGGCGGTGGATACCGACACCATATACGTAAGCAGCCGCGCCGAGCTTGAGGAAATTGCTGCGAATGTAAACGCCGAATCCGATGACTACGCCGGCAAGACCGTAATTCTAAGCTGCGACTTACACCTGAGCGGTGCGGAGTGGACGCCTATAGGGGGCGGCGGCAACAACAGCATTAAATTCCAAGGTATATTTGACGGCGGAGGCCATACTATATACGGCCTCTCAATAGACCGGACCGATAACCCAGCAGGAAATAATGTCGGTCTCTTCGGTCTCATCGGCGCGACCGCTGTCGTCCGTGATCTGAATGTCTCCGGGGACGTCAAAGGGAATGACACTGTTGGTATCATTGTAGGGAAGAGCGCAGGAGGCA
The sequence above is drawn from the Cloacibacillus sp. genome and encodes:
- a CDS encoding LuxR C-terminal-related transcriptional regulator; the protein is MKKYIQKAGRLYLKDDLQHAMQDILKYPLTFIEAGPGFGKTTAVNEYLENNAPDHETYWHTFLGEPTDKAWKALCALISRAAPATGKYLQKLAAPSLDTLYEITSMMHTLKCAKNTVIVADNYQLAAFAIPIRLLYALSLHGCEKLHIVVISHPISEENLTFAANPHMLHIQQERFVFSEQDVIKWFAYCGAQLSEEEAGLLMRTTDGWAAALRLQMESRLATGCIKDAHGIFGLLESAIWDKLTAKRKKELLCLCLPESFTAAQAAVMTGKARLTEEDRRWLSHLLFCRYDGQNKTYLLHSLLREYLQEKFSAESASFCAEAKRRAADGCAAAGDILSASRFYSEIKEYASLLSVIEKCLNVSEIIWYAGAELFDDIRDNCPAEILDAHPELMVKICMGAFTSGRYELSASYYKLMGEIIARITARDAQYGRALSGELELFKFLMAFNDIPKMCEAHECAWEILRGPAKFLSFKTTWTFGVSSVACMFWRESGKLDQETHEVRAGMPRYYSLTKGHGMGAADAMEADAALLRGEDQLAEERAIRTLYLAEQNAQDSISFCAELTLVRVAILRGDAAKYADFTGRINRRAFESADHYSMKTAELCIGFIAAELRTESLCPESIRNPLSIISSIAAPALPFAHIAVAKYLLDTDLAHFRALIGSFTATTERFHMLLPKVYFLIYTAIEREASSDAAAAKKALNEALDIALPDRVYMPFAENYPAIQKILTEALRERGEEEAKKILRLGERLAAGIKKIKSSDRENSDLTTRELQVALLLKDGMTTKAAAAALCMSDSNVRSVKKRIYSKLGIHSKIELLKKDI